A part of Aegilops tauschii subsp. strangulata cultivar AL8/78 chromosome 2, Aet v6.0, whole genome shotgun sequence genomic DNA contains:
- the LOC109731970 gene encoding UDP-glycosyltransferase 1, with protein MVGPGANTTMSPRKTRVVLYPSPGMGHLVSMIELGKLFAARGLAVTVALVDSPHDTSATGPFLAGVSAANPSISFQRLPQVELLGSEPPEMLTFEVVRLSNPHLRDFLAGDSPAVIVLDFFCSVAIDVAAELGIPAYFFCTSGAQILAFFLHLAVLHGKSTKSFGEMGQELVHSPGITSFPATHVIQRLMDRDSAPYKAFLNMSTNMFRSQGIIVNTFRSLEPRAMDTILAGLCAPSGLKTPPVYCIGPLIKSEEVGVKRGDECLAWLDTQPKGSVVFLSFGSLGRFSAKQTRKVAAGLEASGQRFLWVVRSPPSNNSSKNSEKPPEPDLDALLPQGFLERTQGRGLVVKSWAPQRDVLAHDAVGCFVTHCGWNSVLESVMAGVPMLAWPLYAEQLMNAVFLEKEMELAVAMEGYNKEVVEAEEVAKKVRWMMDSDGGRVLREQTLAVMRRAKEALLEGGESEATLARVVDAWIHA; from the coding sequence ATGGTCGGCCCCGGAGCCAACACCACCATGAGTCCCCGGAAGACGCGGGTGGTGCTCTACCCGTCGCCGGGCATGGGGCATCTGGTCTCCATGATCGAGCTCGGCAAGCTCTTCGCGGCTCGTGGACTGGCCGTCACCGTCGCCCTCGTCGACTCGCCGCACGACACCAGCGCCACGGGTCCTTTCCTCGCCGGCGTCTCCGCGGCCAACCCCTCCATCTCTTTCCAACGTCTGCCACAGGTGGAGCTCCTCGGGTCTGAGCCGCCGGAGATGCTAACCTTCGAGGTCGTTCGCCTCTCCAACCCGCACCTCCGTGACTTCCTCGCCGGCGACTCCCCGGCCGTCATCGTGCTGGACTTCTTTTGCAGCGTCGCCATCGACGTGGCTGCAGAGCTCGGCATCCCCGCCTACTTCTTCTGCACCTCTGGGGCCCAGATCCTGGCTTTCTTCTTGCACCTCGCGGTTCTGCACGGCAAGAGCACGAAGAGCTTCGGGGAAATGGGCCAGGAACTCGTGCACTCTCCGGGAATCACCTCGTTCCCGGCGACGCACGTCATTCAGCGGCTTATGGATCGTGACAGCGCGCCCTACAAGGCATTTCTAAACATGAGCACCAACATGTTCCGATCCCAGGGCATCATCGTCAACACCTTCCGCTCGCTGGAGCCGCGCGCCATGGACACCATCCTGGCCGGACTCTGCGCACCATCCGGCCTCAAGACACCCCCGGTGTACTGTATTGGGCCACTGATCAAGTCGGAGGAGGTGGGCGTGAAGCGCGGTGACGAGTGCCTCGCATGGCTGGACACGCAGCCCAAGGGCAGCGTCGTCTTCCTCTCCTTTGGCAGCCTTGGCCGGTTCAGCGCCAAGCAGACGAGGAAGGTGGCCGCCGGGTTGGAAGCCAGTGGACAGAGGTTCCTGTGGGTGGTGCGGAGCCCGCCAAGCAACAACTCGTCGAAGAACTCCGAGAAGCCGCCTGAGCCGGACTTGGATGCCCTCCTCCCGCAGGGTTTCCTGGAACGGACCCAGGGCAGGGGCCTCGTCGTGAAGTCATGGGCGCCGCAACGCGACGTGCTGGCCCACGACGCGGTGGGCTGTTTTGTGACACACTGCGGGTGGAACTCAGTGCTTGAGTCGGTTATGGCAGGCGTTCCGATGTTAGCGTGGCCGTTGTACGCGGAGCAACTGATGAACGcggtgttcctagagaaagagaTGGAGCTGGCCGTCGCGATGGAAGGGTACAACAAGGAGGTGGTGGAGGCCGAGGAGGTTGCTAAGAAGGTCAGGTGGATGATGGACTCAGACGGCGGGAGGGTGCTCCGAGAGCAGACTCTGGCGGTGATGAGGCGGGCAAAAGAGGCTCTACTCGAGGGCGGGGAATCAGAGGCGACACTGGCAAGGGTGGTGGACGCGTGGATTCATGCTTGA
- the LOC123497074 gene encoding uncharacterized protein yields MPRSFAKLLSAPPQLRPYPSAARIADSSCFPQYTASLKCLETNQDKSKCQQQFDNYKECKKREVHLCFPNSL; encoded by the exons ATGCCTAGGAGCTTCGCCAAGCTCC TCTCCGCTCCACCTCAACTCCGGCCCTACCCCAGCGCGGCCCGGATCGCCGACTCCTCCTGCTTCCCCCAGTACACCGCCTCCCTCAAGT GTCTGGAGACCAACCAGGACAAGAGCAAGTGCCAGCAGCAGTTCGACAACTACAAGGAGTGCAAGAAGAGAGAGGTTCACCTTTGTTTCCCCAATTCTCTCTAG